One window from the genome of Saccopteryx leptura isolate mSacLep1 chromosome 8, mSacLep1_pri_phased_curated, whole genome shotgun sequence encodes:
- the GP5 gene encoding platelet glycoprotein V, which translates to MLKSTLLCALFALLRAQAFPCPPACKCAFRDAAQCSGGDVARIAALGLPTNLTHIMLFRMGQGTLQNHSFSGMTVLQRLRLSDSYISAIAPGTFNDLIRLKTLRLSRNRITHLPGALLDKMVLLEQLFLDHNELKRIDQNMFQKLVNLQDLILNDNQLVFLPASLFTHLGNLRRLDLSGNNLTHLPKGLLGAQAKLESLLLHSNQLVSLDAGLLSSLRSLVGLQLHRNRIRSIAPGAFDRLGNLSTLTLFRNQLEFLPSALFLHSHNLTSLTLFENPLEELPEVLFGEMGGLQELWLNGTRLRTLPTAVFRNLSRLRALGVTLSPRLSALPEGALRGLGELRVLALHANSLASLPGGLLRGLRQLRHVSLSRNRLRALPRALFSDLRSLEAVQLDHNQLETLSGDVFGALPRLAQVLLGHNPWRCDCDLRPFLAWLRQHPGLVGRAEPPQCRGPEQHAGLPLQTLQERDLGCPPPHSAAPTPPTLLAGRGSPALVPNSSEPWAWAQPVAEGERPDHSLFWGLYLLLLVVQAVITGVIVCAMIKLGRLFRKLIRERVLV; encoded by the coding sequence ATGCTGAAGAGTACCCTACTGTGTGCGCTGTTCGCGCTCCTGCGCGCGCAGGCTTTCCCCTGCCCACCCGCCTGCAAGTGTGCCTTCCGAGACGCAGCGCAGTGCTCCGGGGGCGACGTGGCGCGCATCGCCGCGCTCGGCCTGCCCACCAATCTCACGCACATCATGCTTTTCCGAATGGGCCAGGGCACCTTGCAGAATCACAGTTTCAGTGGTATGACCGTCCTGCAGCGCCTGAGGCTGTCAGACAGCTACATTTCCGCCATCGCCCCCGGCACCTTCAATGACCTGATAAGActaaaaaccctgaggttgtctcGCAACAGGATCACTCATCTTCCAGGAGCGCTCTTGGATAAGATGGTTCTTCTGGAACAGTTGTTTCTGGACCACAATGAACTAAAGCGCATTGACCAAAACATGTTTCAGAAACTGGTTAACCTCCAAGATCTCATTCTGAACGACAATCAACTGGTTTTCCTTCCTGCTAGCCTCTTTACACATCTGGGGAACCTGAGGAGGTTGGATTTGTCGGGAAACAATTTGACTCACCTGCCCAAGGGATTGCTTGGGGCACAAGCTAAGCTCGAGAGTCTCCTGCTCCACTCGAACCAGCTCGTCTCTCTGGATGCGGGGCTGCTGAGCAGCCTGCGCAGCCTGGTGGGGCTGCAGCTCCACAGAAACCGCATCCGTTCCATTGCTCCCGGGGCCTTCGACAGGCTCGGCAACCTGAGCACTTTGACTCTCTTCAGAAACCAGCTCGAGTTCCTGCCCTCTGCACTCTTTCTTCATTCGCACAATTTGACCTCCTTGACGCTGTTCGAGAACCCGCTGGAAGAGCTGCCGGAGGTGCTTTTCGGGGAAATGGGGGGCCTGCAGGAGCTGTGGCTGAACGGCACCCGGCTGCGCACCCTGCCCACGGCCGTGTTCCGCAACCTGAGCCGCTTGCGGGCGCTAGGGGTGACCCTGAGCCCGCGTCTGAGCGCGCTGCCGGAAGGCGCCTTGCGGGGCCTCGGCGAGCTCCGGGTGCTCGCGCTGCACGCCAACAGCCTGGCCTCGCTCCCCGGCGGCCTGCTGCGCGGCCTCCGCCAGCTGCGCCACGTGTCGCTGAGCCGCAACCGGCTGCGGGCCCTGCCCCGCGCGCTCTTCAGCGACCTCCGCAGCCTGGAGGCCGTCCAGCTCGACCACAACCAGCTGGAAACCCTGTCTGGTGACGTGTTCGGGGCTCTGCCCCGGCTGGCGCAGGTCCTGCTGGGGCACAATCCCTGGCGCTGCGACTGTGACCTGCGGCCGTTCTTGGCGTGGCTGCGACAGCACCCGGGCCTCGTGGGCCGAGCCGAGCCCCCGCAGTGCCGCGGCCCAGAGCAGCACGCCGGCCTGCCGCTCCAGACCCTGCAGGAACGTGATCTGGGGTGCCCGCCTCCCCactctgctgcccccaccccgccGACCCTGCTAGCAGGCCGCGGTTCCCCGGCCTTGGTGCCTAACAGCTCAGAACCTTGGGCGTGGGCCCAGCCGGTGGCCGAGGGCGAGCGTCCAGACCACAGCTTGTTCTGGGGGCTTTATCTACTGCTTTTAGTCGTTCAGGCCGTAATAACCGGGGTCATTGTGTGTGCTATGATTAAACTCGGCCGGCTCTTTCGAAAATTAATCAGAGAGAGAGTTCTTGTTTGA